A single Inediibacterium massiliense DNA region contains:
- a CDS encoding prepilin peptidase, whose translation MEAFVSFQYIIQAILFSILLIIISVIDVRKREIPPIYCVAVALCSVLDFKVANLLGLGIALILWICAAFICPNMLGGGDIKLTAAVSLVLGFTATAYGIIIGFTLELICFSVIKHQKKLSEQEAKNYFMPLAPFLSIGFLTTYFINLGGLSI comes from the coding sequence TTTGTGTCATTTCAGTACATTATACAAGCTATATTATTTAGCATTCTGCTTATAATCATTTCCGTTATTGATGTCAGAAAGAGAGAAATCCCACCAATTTATTGTGTGGCGGTTGCACTTTGTTCGGTGCTTGATTTTAAGGTGGCAAATCTGTTGGGATTAGGCATTGCTCTTATTTTATGGATATGTGCAGCGTTCATATGTCCCAATATGCTTGGCGGCGGTGACATTAAACTCACCGCCGCTGTAAGTCTTGTTCTTGGATTTACAGCCACGGCTTACGGAATCATTATTGGCTTTACACTGGAACTCATTTGTTTTTCAGTGATAAAGCATCAAAAGAAGCTATCAGAGCAAGAGGCAAAGAATTACTTCATGCCCCTTGCTCCTTTTTTATCCATCGGTTTTTTAACCACATATTTTATAAACTTGGGAGGACTTAGTATATGA
- the cpaB gene encoding Flp pilus assembly protein CpaB: MKIFKNRTTLGILCIVISLLICFGITPLFNKTISQKTEIVRVAKEIKLGDKIAKDMVQTVEVGGYNLPENVIKNKDTVIGAFAAADLSVGDYILNTKISKTPAQDNAYLYRLNGEKQAISLTLKTFASGLSGKLQSGDIVSVIAPDYRKQGMTVIPPELKYVEVISVTAPSGYDANTGEVIENEDERELPTTVTLLATAEQSNILAELESDGKSHVSLVYRGDSKQAEKFISIQEEVLNKLYHSEISTETTQENEVVQ, encoded by the coding sequence ATGAAAATTTTCAAAAACAGAACAACACTTGGCATTCTCTGCATTGTAATATCTTTGCTTATCTGCTTTGGAATTACACCGCTTTTCAATAAAACGATCAGTCAGAAGACAGAAATTGTGAGAGTTGCAAAGGAAATCAAGTTGGGCGATAAAATAGCAAAGGATATGGTGCAGACTGTGGAAGTAGGTGGATATAACCTGCCCGAAAATGTTATTAAAAACAAAGATACAGTTATTGGCGCGTTTGCAGCTGCTGATTTATCTGTTGGGGATTATATCTTAAACACAAAGATATCTAAAACACCCGCACAAGATAATGCATATCTATATCGATTAAATGGTGAGAAACAGGCAATTTCACTTACACTGAAAACCTTTGCAAGCGGTCTTTCGGGCAAACTTCAAAGCGGAGATATTGTTTCGGTGATTGCACCCGATTATAGAAAACAAGGGATGACCGTTATTCCGCCCGAACTGAAATATGTGGAAGTAATTTCGGTTACTGCACCAAGCGGTTATGATGCTAATACAGGAGAAGTCATTGAAAATGAAGATGAACGAGAACTACCTACCACTGTTACACTTCTTGCCACAGCAGAACAAAGTAATATCTTAGCAGAACTTGAGTCAGACGGAAAAAGCCATGTTTCTCTTGTTTATCGCGGGGATTCAAAACAAGCAGAAAAGTTTATTTCTATTCAAGAAGAAGTGCTTAATAAACTTTATCATTCAGAGATCAGCACAGAGACTACGCAAGAAAACGAGGTGGTGCAGTAA
- a CDS encoding AAA family ATPase: MNFMKGSIFSRGQTQKVPKEQALHGGVLAVWGSPSSGKTTVAVKIAKYLADKKKNVVLVLCDTTAPMIPCICSPSDLECEKSLGSILAAQHVTESLVKYHMITHKKMDYLTILGMLKGENEYSYAPYNETQAKELIASLRKIAPFVIIDCGSYIASDILSAVALIDCDSMLRLANCDLKSISYLSSQLSILQTTGLDFEKQYKCASNMKSNHGIEHMAGAMGSLTFQIPHSNEVEQQYLEGNLFADLTLKDSREFRKKIEKIVKEVFGC; the protein is encoded by the coding sequence ATGAATTTTATGAAAGGCTCCATTTTTTCACGAGGTCAAACGCAGAAAGTACCAAAAGAACAGGCACTCCATGGCGGTGTTCTTGCTGTTTGGGGAAGTCCTTCAAGTGGTAAAACAACTGTTGCTGTAAAGATTGCAAAATACCTTGCAGATAAAAAGAAAAATGTAGTACTGGTGCTTTGTGATACGACTGCGCCCATGATCCCCTGTATCTGCTCGCCATCAGATTTAGAATGCGAAAAATCACTGGGAAGCATCTTAGCCGCACAACATGTTACCGAATCACTGGTGAAATATCATATGATTACTCATAAAAAGATGGATTACCTTACCATTCTTGGCATGCTAAAAGGAGAAAACGAATATTCCTATGCACCTTATAACGAAACACAGGCAAAAGAACTGATTGCAAGTCTTAGAAAAATCGCTCCCTTTGTCATAATTGACTGTGGAAGTTATATTGCAAGTGATATTCTCTCTGCTGTAGCCTTGATAGATTGTGATTCTATGTTAAGGCTTGCAAATTGTGATTTAAAATCCATCAGTTATTTATCCAGTCAGCTATCTATTTTGCAAACCACAGGACTTGACTTTGAGAAACAATATAAATGTGCATCAAATATGAAATCAAATCACGGTATTGAACATATGGCGGGTGCTATGGGAAGTCTTACTTTTCAAATACCTCATTCCAATGAGGTAGAACAGCAATACTTGGAGGGTAATCTCTTTGCAGATTTGACTTTAAAAGACAGCCGAGAATTTCGCAAAAAGATTGAAAAAATCGTAAAGGAGGTGTTCGGATGTTGA
- a CDS encoding CpaF/VirB11 family protein, with amino-acid sequence MLKKIIEFFFKRKEKSPKNDAYEPDNKTTSICNRVNELLAVPNEITSPVKLGVKKNTHSLFFAQECEYREFSQVLKQVQEYISENYANLITDSNLEDAKEQMKRYISKYVMDEKIAVNGMNENELIDTLYTEMAEYGFLTKYIFGKNIEEIDINSWRDIEVQYSDGRTVKLDEHFDSPEHAVNVVRRMLHVSGMVLDNASPAVLGHLSKNIRIATLKTPLVDEDVGIAASIRIVNPQSMKKEDFVQGGTATDEMLNMLSQLVRYGISVCIAGATSSGKTTVLGWLLTTIPNGKRIYTIENGSRELDLARYENGKAVNSVIHTITRDSDNDKQKIDQITLLDMALRFNPDIAVIGEMRGPEANAGQEAARTGIAVITTLHANSAVAVYPRMVSLCKRAVDMDDKTLYGYVTEAYPIVVFCKQLENKQRRMMEIMECEIMPDGTRNFRSLYQYIVTENEIDKNGNFIIEGHHKRIHGISDSLAKRLLENGMPLEMINTLQKAEVSNN; translated from the coding sequence ATGTTGAAAAAGATTATAGAATTCTTTTTCAAAAGGAAAGAGAAAAGTCCAAAGAATGATGCTTATGAACCAGACAATAAAACTACCTCGATATGTAATAGAGTCAATGAACTGCTTGCAGTACCAAATGAAATAACAAGTCCTGTGAAACTGGGGGTTAAGAAGAATACACACTCTTTATTTTTTGCTCAAGAGTGCGAGTATAGGGAGTTTTCACAAGTACTAAAACAGGTGCAGGAGTATATATCCGAAAACTATGCGAACCTCATTACCGACAGTAATTTAGAAGATGCCAAAGAACAGATGAAACGATATATTAGCAAGTATGTTATGGATGAGAAAATTGCTGTTAATGGGATGAATGAGAATGAGCTAATTGATACTCTATACACTGAAATGGCGGAGTATGGTTTTTTAACAAAATATATCTTCGGAAAAAACATTGAGGAAATAGATATCAACTCTTGGCGGGATATTGAGGTGCAATATTCTGATGGCAGAACGGTAAAGCTTGATGAGCATTTTGATTCACCGGAACATGCTGTCAATGTGGTTCGGAGAATGCTCCATGTATCGGGAATGGTTTTGGACAATGCAAGTCCTGCAGTTCTTGGGCACCTTTCAAAAAATATCCGTATTGCCACATTAAAGACACCTCTTGTGGATGAAGATGTTGGCATTGCGGCATCCATTCGTATTGTAAATCCACAGAGTATGAAGAAAGAGGATTTTGTACAAGGTGGAACGGCTACCGATGAAATGCTGAATATGCTGTCACAGCTTGTTCGATATGGTATTTCCGTTTGTATTGCAGGTGCAACTTCAAGCGGTAAAACCACAGTGCTTGGATGGCTGTTGACAACAATCCCAAACGGAAAACGAATTTATACCATCGAAAACGGTTCAAGAGAGCTTGATCTTGCACGATATGAAAATGGTAAAGCCGTGAATTCGGTCATTCACACGATTACAAGAGATAGTGATAATGATAAGCAAAAAATTGACCAAATCACACTCCTTGATATGGCACTTCGTTTTAATCCTGATATTGCAGTAATCGGAGAAATGCGAGGCCCCGAAGCCAATGCAGGACAAGAGGCGGCAAGGACAGGTATTGCTGTTATAACAACTCTTCATGCAAATTCAGCTGTTGCAGTGTATCCAAGAATGGTATCCCTTTGCAAACGTGCGGTGGATATGGATGATAAGACATTATACGGATATGTAACAGAGGCATACCCAATCGTGGTATTCTGTAAACAGCTTGAAAACAAGCAAAGACGCATGATGGAGATTATGGAATGTGAAATTATGCCCGATGGGACAAGAAATTTTCGCAGTTTATATCAGTATATTGTTACAGAAAATGAAATTGATAAAAATGGTAATTTCATCATTGAGGGGCATCACAAACGAATACATGGTATTTCCGACAGCTTAGCAAAACGACTGCTGGAAAACGGTATGCCTCTTGAAATGATTAACACCTTACAGAAAGCTGAGGTGAGTAACAATTGA
- a CDS encoding type II secretion system F family protein, whose product MNIILLTAYIGMITGFFILFSLSLSEFTDGVFKSFLNGPKSIKEEINKTTNRKKVAFFKREIKEVQEILKITGRASRFPMICIISLALFAVGTSIAIMMGNFFLVPVLAVGMMLLPFWYVRLTQTHFKKDIAAELETALSIITTSYLRNEDILTAVEENINYLNPPVLSVFKGFVYRIKMINPDINTGLQSIRKQIDNAVFREWCDALIACQQDRSLKSTLTPIVSKLSDMRVVNGELENLVFEPRKEFITMQMLVLCNIPLLYFLNKDWYHTLMHTIPGQIVLAVCFIIMFVSMAFVIKLTQPVEYRR is encoded by the coding sequence TTGAATATAATTTTATTAACTGCCTATATCGGAATGATAACAGGCTTTTTTATTTTATTTTCCCTATCTCTATCGGAGTTTACAGATGGAGTTTTCAAATCCTTTTTAAATGGTCCAAAAAGTATAAAGGAAGAGATCAATAAAACAACGAATAGAAAAAAGGTTGCTTTCTTTAAACGAGAGATAAAAGAGGTACAGGAAATTTTAAAAATAACTGGTCGAGCAAGCCGTTTCCCAATGATTTGTATAATTTCACTTGCATTGTTTGCAGTTGGAACATCCATAGCAATTATGATGGGCAACTTCTTCCTTGTACCGGTTCTTGCAGTAGGAATGATGCTTTTGCCTTTTTGGTATGTTCGACTCACTCAAACTCATTTTAAAAAGGATATTGCCGCAGAACTTGAAACAGCGCTGTCTATCATTACCACCTCATATCTAAGAAATGAGGACATTTTGACAGCGGTGGAGGAAAATATAAACTACTTAAATCCGCCTGTGCTTTCCGTATTCAAAGGTTTTGTTTATCGAATTAAGATGATCAATCCAGACATTAATACAGGGTTGCAAAGCATAAGAAAGCAGATAGATAACGCTGTCTTTCGAGAATGGTGTGATGCGTTGATTGCGTGTCAGCAGGATAGAAGTCTTAAAAGCACATTGACACCAATTGTATCAAAACTTTCTGATATGCGGGTAGTAAACGGTGAACTTGAAAACTTGGTATTTGAGCCGAGAAAAGAGTTTATTACGATGCAGATGTTGGTGCTTTGCAATATTCCTCTGCTGTATTTTTTAAACAAAGACTGGTATCACACTCTAATGCACACCATTCCAGGGCAGATTGTACTTGCGGTTTGTTTTATCATCATGTTTGTATCTATGGCATTTGTGATTAAGCTGACTCAGCCAGTTGAGTATAGGAGGTGA
- a CDS encoding DUF4320 family protein: MLKSLRNNRGEGYIDVVVFVLCAMLIIAVAVKVFPAYIAKQQVDTFATELVREAEIAGRVGTETARREQVLIEKTGFHPEVKWSTTGKIQLNEEVSVIVTYDMDIGLFGGFGSFPVTLRGEAMGKSEVYWK, from the coding sequence ATGCTGAAATCTCTCCGAAACAATCGTGGTGAGGGATACATTGATGTAGTAGTGTTTGTCCTTTGTGCAATGCTCATAATTGCTGTCGCGGTTAAGGTATTCCCTGCCTATATTGCCAAACAGCAGGTTGATACTTTTGCGACAGAACTTGTACGTGAAGCAGAAATTGCAGGTCGAGTAGGGACAGAAACGGCAAGACGAGAGCAAGTGCTTATTGAAAAAACAGGATTTCATCCAGAGGTTAAATGGTCAACAACAGGCAAAATACAGCTAAACGAAGAAGTTTCTGTTATAGTCACTTATGATATGGATATCGGGTTGTTTGGTGGTTTTGGTTCATTTCCTGTTACGCTACGAGGTGAAGCAATGGGGAAAAGTGAGGTGTATTGGAAGTGA
- a CDS encoding DUF6550 family protein, whose translation MKNINDKTQKWLIITGGIVISISLIVMIGVRFQKPPVKDVDISSQSSEVQDVVTKTPTTSEKEDEIKVPPIEVPQQMETDNGAVDTGTEQKIQGDAEKPTYTEEQLTNPNEKPNGDKVTADDKPVEHDKVEKPTAPTQNTSGGLPGFDNVPNGGENEVVDGVSDGDINKQVGNMGE comes from the coding sequence ATGAAAAACATAAATGATAAAACCCAAAAGTGGCTCATCATAACAGGCGGTATAGTAATAAGCATTTCACTGATTGTTATGATAGGAGTAAGATTTCAGAAACCTCCTGTTAAGGATGTCGATATTTCCTCTCAAAGTAGTGAGGTTCAAGATGTAGTGACAAAAACACCCACTACTTCAGAAAAAGAAGATGAAATTAAGGTACCGCCTATTGAAGTTCCACAGCAGATGGAAACGGATAACGGAGCGGTAGATACAGGTACAGAACAGAAAATTCAAGGAGATGCTGAAAAGCCTACATATACAGAAGAACAGCTTACAAATCCAAATGAAAAACCAAATGGTGATAAGGTAACAGCAGATGATAAGCCTGTTGAACATGATAAAGTGGAAAAACCAACTGCACCAACGCAAAATACATCTGGTGGGTTACCTGGATTCGATAATGTACCCAATGGTGGTGAGAATGAAGTTGTTGATGGTGTAAGTGATGGTGATATCAATAAGCAAGTAGGAAATATGGGAGAATAA